CTAACCGCATGGTGGCAACTTTTTTGGGAAATCCCCCAATGAATATTCTGCCAGCCAAGTTCACGGGTCATAGTTTTGATGTGGGTGGTCAGATGTTACCTTGCCCTAATTCTGTGCGGGAGAGATTGCGCCCTACGGCAGGGCAAGGGTTTGATTTGGGCATTCGTCCGGAGAATATCCATTTAAATGAACCACAGAGGCGTACAGAGCGCACAGAGGAGAAGTTTGGATTAGAGGTAGAAGTGAAGGTGGTTGAGCCTCTGGGGAGGGAAACTTTGATTCGTGTGGGCTTACCAGGTTCGGGAGTGATGCTAAATATTCAGACGGGTGCAAATGTGCGTCTCCATCCCGGCGATGGGGCTTTGCGCCCGCCTCACAGAGGCGATCGCCTTTGTTTGGAATTAGATTTAGATAAGTTATTTGTGTTTGATTCTGCAACTGGAAATAGATTTTATCCCTGATGATTATTGTGTAGATAAAGGTTTTATAACCAAACTTCCTGATTTTATTAAGGAATAGGGGTACCTGCGCCCAAACTTTGTCTACTGTTTGTTGTTAGCGCAGGCTTTGTTTGACTTCAAGTAGCATAAAAATTTGCAGTTAAGCAACTTGCTTGACCTGAGAGTTTGCTAACTCTCCTGGAGCGAAGACGCCATTCTCTGTGATGATTGCTGCAATGAGTTCAGCTGGTGTGACATCAAAAGCTGGATTGTAAAATTCTACGCCATTTGGTGTGAGGATGGTGCTGCCGACTTTATATATCTCCTCTGGAGTGCGTTCTTCAATTGGAATTTTCCTGCCGTCGTGTAAAGAAAAATCAACCGTGGAAAGGGGTGCAGCAACATAGAAAGGAATATTATGTGCTTTAGCTATGATTGCTAAACTATATGTACCAATTTTGTTGGCTGTGTCTCCGTTAGCAGCGATTCTGTCAGCACCGACAACTACGACATCAATCAAACCCTGCTTCATGCAATGAGCCGCCATGCTGTCAGTAATTAACGTGACTGGAATGCCTTCTTGGACACATTCCCATGTCGTCAGTTTTGCACCTTGCAAGCGAGGGCGCGTTTCGTCGGCAAACACACGCTCTAAACGCCCTTCTCGAAAAGCAGAACGCACGACACCCAAAGCGGTGCCATAACCTGCGGTTGCTAATGCTCCTGCGTTGCAATGGGTGAGTATTGTTAGTTTTTCTGGAGTCTTGGGCAAGGCTGCTAAACCGTAGTCGCCAATTGCATAACAGGTTTGTAAATCTTCCGCATTGATGGTTTGGGCAGTGTTTAGGAGGTTTTGTTTGATTTCTTCTACTGTTCCAAGAGATTCATAGGCGATTTTCAGCATCCGTGAAATTGCCCAAAACAAATTCACCGCTGTTGGACGAGTGGAACGCAACAGTTGTGCCACTTTCTCCAAGTGATTCAAAAACTCATCGCGGTTGTTGGTTTCAATTTCCCTTGCCCCAAGATACATTCCGTATGCTGCAGCCACGCCAATTGCAGGCGCACCTCGTACAATCATGGTTTTAATTGCCCGTGCCATATCTTCGCAACGGTGAATTTCAACAAACCCATACTCTCTGGGCAAGCGGGTTTGGTCAATCAGTGAAACCGATTCGTTGTGCCAAATAACAGGGTAAACCTGGTTTGTGGGAGAGTTCATGGAATTTAACGTAATTAATTTTTTCAAATTGTAACGTTAGAAATTCTACAGGTTATAGCATTTTTTCTGTATCTGTAACTTTTTACTGTTATCGGGTAGAACTTTTGTAAATGCGTATATACCTAAGAGATAAATTTTTCAGAGAACGGCGGTCTAAAGGCTAGAATCAGCCATCTTGTGCGTCTACGCTATTAGAACTAGGGTGTTATTTTCATAATAAATTAATTTTTATGAATAAATGTATAGGTTTTGTTTGATAATTTAACATTTATGTCATCAATTGATAACAATGCCTTTAACCAAACTCATATCCCGCAAAATTCTCTTGGTAATTGCAATTCTTGCCGTGCTATCTTCTGGCTTTGTGATGTCTATGTTGATGGCAAAAAAGTAGACATGATGGCTGCGTTCCCCGTAGCTCACATACCACCACGACTTGGTCATTTCCCGATGTTACCAGGGTTGAATATTAGGCAAAACAAAAATCTGCCAAACCACCTTCTAAAAGAGCTTGACAGATTCTCGCTGTATATTAGACCTCTTGCAAAAGTCATCCGTTACATGGGACAAGTAGGTGAGAGTGAGCAACATATATGACCTATCAACAGGTAAAACACCTCAAAATTGAAGAATTCAAACGGTTGTGTGGAGTGCGTCCGGAGACTTTTACTCAGATGGTGGAGGTAGTGCGAGAGCGATTGCGCGGAGCGCAGACGCCGAAGGCGTATCGCCATCAAAAAAGAAAACAGGACGACCAGGAAAACTGAGCGTGGAAGACCAAGTGTTAATGACCTTGGAATATTGGAGAGAGTACCGCACGTACTTTCACATAGGTCAATCTTGGGGTGTAAACGAATCAACAGCATATCGTATAATTCGGAAAATTGAAGACATTCTCATGACCGCAAGAACCTTTAGCCTTCCTGGTAAAAAGAAACTACAAAGGTCTGATTACCAAATAGAAGTAGTGGTGGTAGATGTCACAGAAACACCAATAGAACGTCCTAAAAAAAACAAAAACAGTTTTATAGTGGGAAAAAGAAAAGACACACGCTTAAGTCACAAGTAGTGGTAGAGCAAGCGACCGGGAAAATAATCTGTACGGCTCACGGTAAGGGAAAAGAACACGATTTTCGTATATTTAAAAATAGTAAAATTCGGTTAAGAGAAGATATCGAATGCTTGGGTGATAAAGGTTATCAAGGAATTCAAAAACTTCATACCAAAAGTCGGATTCCAAAAAAGAAGCCTTCAAAAGGTTCCTTAAATCGTGAAGACAAACAGAGCAATAAGGAGTTAGCCAAAGTTCGAGTTGTGGGTGAACACGTACATCGGAAGCTCAAAATATTTAAAATTTTGTCTGATCGCTATAGAAATCGTCGAAAACGATTTGGTTTGCGGTTTAACCTCATCGCTGGTCTATATAACTATGAGCTTCGCCTAGCTAAAAGTGACTCTGTTTGACCGACTTTTGCAAGAGGTCTATTGCTAGTAGCTGTTAGCTTGTTAATTTAAATTAAGCACTTCTTTTTCCTGCCGACTTTTAATGACTTTTGCAGGTACTCCCACAGCCACAGAAAACGGGGGAATATCTTTGGTCACAACAGCTCCTGCGCCAATGACACTACCTTTACCAATAGTCACACCATCTAATACAGTCACCCCATGCCCTAGCCAACAGTTATCTTCAATCTTAATTCCCTGGCGTGTCACACCTTGGTCTTCGATATCCTGTGTAGGGTCGTCAAAAATGTGATTGTTGGCAAATATTCCTATATGCGCTGCAATGAGACACCGCTTGCCAATTTTGATGTTCCCTGGACCTGCTAAACAAACGTAAGGACCAATAAATGTACCTTCATCAATGTAGATGCAGGTATCTTTCAATGCCCTAATATCAACGCCATGCTCCAGGGTTACTTTATTTCCAAGATAAACTCTATTGTTTGGGTCTCCTGTCGCATTTATACTAACACCTTGTAGAATGTACACCCCATTTCCAACTTCTATACACGAAGTGTTTATAAATTTAACGCCGTCTTCAATATAAACTGAACTACCAATATGGGCAAAAATAGTACGATATAGCAGATTTCGTATGTTACTGCCCACCGCTTTTGTGGGGATATTCCTTAACAAGTTGGTCAATAAACTTTCTTGTAAACGCTTCCAGTTTAAAAAAAATATTCTGCTATTCATTGTGAAATTAAACTTCATATATGTCTTGATGAAAATGAAATAGATTTCAGGCTAACAGGCTTGGCGTTTATGCCAAGCCTAAAAGTTGCTCCTATTTCTTAGTCTCTTGTGTTCACCAGTTGCTTGCTAGTTCGGCTTTTGATAACTTTTGCAGGTACTCCCACAGCGACTGAGTACGGGGGAATATCTTTGGTAACAACAGCTCCTGCACCAATAACACTACCCTCACCAATAGTCACTCCGTCTAAGACTGCTACGCCATGTCCTAGCCAGCAGTCATCCTCTATCACAATTCCCTTACGAGAAATACCTTGGTATTTAATTGGCTCTATGGGATCTGCAAAATTATGATTGTTTGCATATATTCCAGAGTTTGCTGCAATAAGACACCGCTTACCTATTCTGATATCTCCAGGTCCAGCAATACAAACGCCAGGGCCAACAAAAGTTTCTTGACCAATCTCTATGTACGAGTCCTCCAAACGTCCGATGTTAACGTTACGTTCAATGGCTACTCCATTGCCCAAATAGATTCTATTGTTTTGATGTCCTCGTGCATCTAGACGAGCACCTTTAAAAATAAACACCCCATTCCCTATTTCAACATAAGAAGCACTGAGAAATTCAACACCTTCCTGAATATAAACCTGCTTACCTATACTGGCAAAAATGGTACGATACACTAGATTTCGGAGCTTTGGTCCCAATACAATTGTTGGCAAACCTCCTAGTAAACTAATAACTAAAAGCTCTTGCAAGCGCTGCAACTTTGACAAAGATGGCTCTCTATTCATAACTGCATAATCCTCACGTAAGGGTTATTGACAAGAATTAAGATTTGTAGGGTTTTACTCCCAACCTGTGTTTCATTACTTTGCATTTCCACTTATGCTGGTATCTCTTACTCCATAAAGTGGATTTGGAGTCATATAGAAAAGTTCCAATGGTCTCGTAATGTTTGAAGAACTCATACTAATTCGAGTCATTGGGAAACTCTCTATTGCAGTTACTGTCAATCCCTCTGGTTAGATGAATAAATGTATGTATATTTATCTTCTTGCTCTGCACATTAATTGTGTTTACTTGCAAGAAAAACTTGTAACGGTATTCACATAATAGGCAGATACACAACTAGTCTTTTCTCTGGGGAGTTTAA
The sequence above is a segment of the Mastigocladopsis repens PCC 10914 genome. Coding sequences within it:
- a CDS encoding acyltransferase, which encodes MNREPSLSKLQRLQELLVISLLGGLPTIVLGPKLRNLVYRTIFASIGKQVYIQEGVEFLSASYVEIGNGVFIFKGARLDARGHQNNRIYLGNGVAIERNVNIGRLEDSYIEIGQETFVGPGVCIAGPGDIRIGKRCLIAANSGIYANNHNFADPIEPIKYQGISRKGIVIEDDCWLGHGVAVLDGVTIGEGSVIGAGAVVTKDIPPYSVAVGVPAKVIKSRTSKQLVNTRD
- a CDS encoding acyltransferase, with the translated sequence MNSRIFFLNWKRLQESLLTNLLRNIPTKAVGSNIRNLLYRTIFAHIGSSVYIEDGVKFINTSCIEVGNGVYILQGVSINATGDPNNRVYLGNKVTLEHGVDIRALKDTCIYIDEGTFIGPYVCLAGPGNIKIGKRCLIAAHIGIFANNHIFDDPTQDIEDQGVTRQGIKIEDNCWLGHGVTVLDGVTIGKGSVIGAGAVVTKDIPPFSVAVGVPAKVIKSRQEKEVLNLN
- the mtnA gene encoding S-methyl-5-thioribose-1-phosphate isomerase; the encoded protein is MNSPTNQVYPVIWHNESVSLIDQTRLPREYGFVEIHRCEDMARAIKTMIVRGAPAIGVAAAYGMYLGAREIETNNRDEFLNHLEKVAQLLRSTRPTAVNLFWAISRMLKIAYESLGTVEEIKQNLLNTAQTINAEDLQTCYAIGDYGLAALPKTPEKLTILTHCNAGALATAGYGTALGVVRSAFREGRLERVFADETRPRLQGAKLTTWECVQEGIPVTLITDSMAAHCMKQGLIDVVVVGADRIAANGDTANKIGTYSLAIIAKAHNIPFYVAAPLSTVDFSLHDGRKIPIEERTPEEIYKVGSTILTPNGVEFYNPAFDVTPAELIAAIITENGVFAPGELANSQVKQVA